Proteins from one Dysgonomonas sp. HDW5A genomic window:
- a CDS encoding alpha/beta hydrolase encodes MKKILVLILGLYCYGFASSQEIVKLWEKAPPTDNKLTGEEMNSDNDWITNVSEPNIAIYKPTNGSKNTPAVLICPEGGYGGVAYKHEGQQFAQWLNTIGITGIVLKYRMPNKHKSVPMEDVHQAMRYLRSNAVKYGINPTKLGIAGFSAGGHLAATASTQFLTVDGSNVRPDFSILFYPVTTLMEVPPGGTCTNLLGENPSRADLYKYSVEKQVNNATPPTIILLSNDDDVVSSEHSIIYYNSLRINNIPSAMYIFPEGGHGWGMHENFKYHKQMLSLLKEWLIGQVD; translated from the coding sequence ATGAAGAAGATCTTGGTTTTGATACTTGGTTTGTACTGTTATGGTTTTGCATCATCGCAAGAGATTGTAAAGCTTTGGGAAAAAGCACCTCCTACAGATAATAAGTTGACAGGAGAAGAAATGAATAGCGATAACGACTGGATCACAAATGTGAGTGAACCAAACATAGCCATCTACAAGCCTACAAACGGCAGTAAAAATACGCCTGCGGTTTTGATATGTCCGGAAGGAGGATATGGAGGAGTGGCATACAAACACGAGGGACAGCAATTTGCCCAATGGCTCAATACAATAGGCATTACGGGTATTGTTCTCAAATATAGAATGCCAAACAAGCACAAAAGCGTACCAATGGAGGATGTACATCAGGCAATGCGGTACCTCCGATCGAATGCTGTGAAATATGGTATAAATCCAACTAAATTAGGAATTGCCGGATTCTCGGCAGGAGGACATTTGGCTGCAACAGCTTCTACTCAGTTCTTAACTGTCGACGGGAGCAATGTTCGTCCCGATTTCTCTATATTGTTTTATCCTGTAACTACCTTGATGGAGGTACCACCCGGAGGCACTTGTACCAATCTGTTGGGCGAGAATCCGTCCAGAGCCGATTTGTATAAATACTCTGTAGAAAAGCAGGTAAATAACGCCACCCCTCCCACTATTATATTACTCAGCAACGATGACGATGTTGTATCATCAGAACATAGTATAATCTATTATAATTCGTTGAGGATAAATAATATTCCATCAGCCATGTATATTTTCCCCGAAGGAGGACATGGATGGGGGATGCACGAAAATTTCAAGTATCACAAACAAATGTTATCTCTATTGAAAGAATGGCTTATAGGACAAGTTGATTAA
- a CDS encoding glycoside hydrolase family 2 TIM barrel-domain containing protein, whose product MKKYTILVFQCFVAVLLFSSCGKSLPKSNIEIVKKENSFDLYIDGDLTFINGVGGTNRLDIASESGANAFRTWGGDVASIQSDLNLARKNKMYIMQGIDLTKDSTKYHDEDYKNLKRAEVRTLAETFKDEPNILAWGLGNEIDHEEKANTRTAWEFVEELAQLIKSIDKKHLVSTVITHNPKALDNIAKYAPSVDYVGVNSYGAINTLKEMFDNSTYQGPFMVTEWGPTGFWEMPKTEWKADIEQTSEEKRIVYEERYNKYIRSNPRCLGSFVFLWAQKEERTPTWFSMFVENDVEGLPLKGEKTPMVEAMQRVWTGAQLKQTAPVLDSFRINGKKSVENVYIKPGTKFNAEVKVVDKENDTLRYVWEILHEATVLGSGGSYEPRPDRVGDVSTTSDPTYSSVIKTPGAYRLYVYVLDNTGFVATANIPFKVQ is encoded by the coding sequence ATGAAAAAATATACAATTCTTGTTTTTCAATGTTTTGTTGCAGTTTTATTATTCAGTAGTTGTGGAAAAAGCTTGCCAAAATCGAATATTGAAATTGTAAAAAAGGAAAATAGTTTTGATCTGTATATCGATGGAGATCTCACCTTTATAAACGGAGTAGGCGGCACTAACCGTTTGGATATTGCCAGCGAAAGTGGAGCAAACGCTTTTAGAACTTGGGGGGGAGATGTTGCATCTATTCAATCGGATCTCAATTTGGCTCGGAAAAATAAAATGTATATCATGCAAGGTATTGACCTGACTAAGGATTCGACAAAATATCATGATGAGGATTACAAAAATCTCAAAAGAGCCGAAGTAAGAACATTGGCAGAAACATTCAAAGACGAGCCGAACATACTGGCTTGGGGGCTTGGTAACGAAATAGATCACGAAGAAAAGGCGAATACCAGAACAGCGTGGGAGTTTGTCGAAGAACTTGCTCAACTGATTAAGTCTATCGATAAAAAACATTTGGTATCAACCGTCATAACCCATAATCCGAAAGCGTTGGACAATATTGCGAAGTATGCACCTTCGGTAGACTACGTTGGGGTAAACAGTTACGGAGCGATCAACACATTGAAAGAGATGTTTGATAATTCAACTTACCAAGGACCTTTTATGGTAACCGAATGGGGACCTACTGGTTTTTGGGAAATGCCTAAGACTGAATGGAAAGCCGATATAGAGCAAACAAGCGAAGAAAAGAGAATTGTTTACGAGGAAAGATATAATAAATACATCCGTTCCAATCCTCGCTGCTTAGGTTCTTTTGTATTCCTGTGGGCACAAAAAGAAGAGCGTACACCAACTTGGTTCAGTATGTTTGTAGAAAATGATGTAGAGGGTCTTCCGCTGAAAGGAGAAAAGACACCGATGGTTGAAGCCATGCAACGTGTTTGGACAGGTGCACAATTGAAACAAACAGCTCCGGTGTTGGATTCGTTTAGGATAAACGGAAAAAAGAGTGTCGAAAATGTATACATAAAACCGGGAACTAAATTCAATGCTGAAGTAAAAGTGGTGGATAAAGAAAACGACACTTTGCGTTATGTTTGGGAAATATTGCACGAGGCCACAGTTTTAGGTTCGGGAGGTTCTTATGAACCACGTCCCGATAGAGTAGGCGATGTATCTACTACATCTGATCCAACATATTCGTCGGTCATCAAGACTCCTGGTGCTTATAGGTTATATGTTTATGTGTTGGACAATACGGGATTTGTTGCTACGGCCAATATCCCTTTCAAAGTACAATAA